AGGGGCAAAGCTAGTTGACACAGACCACTGATCTGCTGGCTCAAGGATTGACAAATCCCATCCTGCGTCTCgtccaaaaaaaaatgcactCGTCAGTTTCCGTGCTCACCTTTGACGATGCTGGGTAAAAGGCAACGGCATCAATCCTTTTGTCAATATCACACGGCCATTTACCACTTCCCCCAAAGCCTGAAAACTGACGGCATCTCGTCTCAAGTACAAATTATTACCATGATGCGCAGCACAGTAGATTGCAGGGGAAAAGTACGGTGGCCGGAATAAAAGCCGTCGCATAGGCTGCTTCTTCAGTAACAGGCATCATGTTTTGTGGCTGAACTGAGCTGGACGCGGTAGACAAAGATCTGAAAACAGACAGTAGAAAAACCATCATGCCCGGCGAGCTCTGTTTTGACATTTCGGCACGCTGATAAAAACGACGAGAAGCTAGCTTCCAAGAACTGGGTGAACTCTGCTGTTCTGCTACCATACACAATTTGACCTCCCCAAAGGTAGACAGACGACTGTTTGTGGGGGCTATGGATGATACAATACAATGCCTAAGGCATCAGGCCGCCATATCGGTGTCTTCTAGTATGTTGTTAAAAACTAGCATTGATCATGGTCGCTCCTTTGGTAGTAATGAACAAAATCCAAAACAAGGTTTAAGATCATGGTGCTCCGGTAGTAATGAACaggtgaaaaaaaaatgaatccgCAGTTGCCCACAGCTACTCTGGCTGGTGTCAAGAATAGCAGGTGTTCACTTCTTTGTTGCTTTTGCATCAGACGCCAAAGACTTGACACAGAGGCGAGGCTTGGTGGAGATGAGTTCGGCTGGGAGAACGGAAACCCCAGCCACTGAAGATCCAAGGGGTACCCCAGAAAGAGGGAGCATTTCAACGAGTACTGCAACCTGGACATTAGGAACATGTCATTCACTTAACAGAACCATAAAGCCAGAGAAATTAATGAGAAATAGTGCAAAAGAAATTTCAACTTGAAGTAGCCCATAAATTAGTCCTAGTTCCCCCATTATATTTACAGTAACATAAAGCTTAAAATCAAGACCTCATCCACTGTATACCTCAAACCTCAGATAGGAAAGAACAGTTCAGTAAGATATTTCAAAGTATAGAGgaataaaaaaaatgttgtgGAGATTCTTCAGTTTGGAAACTTCAATCATATTAGTAACTACAACAGAAGTCTGAAACGGTCTGCTGACTCTGACATATGCCCTTCATCGGAGAGTAAACGTGCAGCTGTTGCAGTATGTCAGATGTCAACACCTGACCAAACTTATAGCAGTTTTCATCATGAAGGAATGGAAAACAAGACCATAGATTCAGTAGTCAGcatttaaaattttgttgtttTACAATTTGGAATCTTTGCATGATGATGCCCTTGAGTCCTCCAACCAGCAGACCAGTACGTAAGCAAGCTGTTGAAAATTGTCGGGCAAGTTTACCTCAGGAGATTTAAGATCGACCACTGAGTTCTCAGCAACAGATTtgacagcagcagcaaccactTTAAAACATTGATCCCTGTCCATCAAAGCCTGCTGACTTGAACCTTCATTACTGTTCTTCTGTGGCTTCATCTCTGTCTCATCGATGCCCCTTCTATTATACGCAACTGCAAACTGTAACATATGTTAAAACTTATTGAGAATAAAATACGAATAGTATCTTATGATGATGTAACGATAGATCTGTTTTCATGAGATAGAGCAGAGAGCACTACAGCTAATGATATTCTTTAAGTGCACATATGTAATTTCAACCGTTAACAGAAGAGTACAGTAATTTTGATGCATAATAAAACACGTGTTACTCAGCCTGATAATGCATAAAAACGTAGTAGACCATTTTAACTAAATGAATCAATGTAGAACTGAACAGCAAGGATATCTGCACAAGTACTACATGATACATTGAATTAGAAAATTGTTTGTATTCAACTCCATTGAAGAATTAATGAAATAGTTAAACAAAGATAAGTGCTGCAATTTCTACCTTTATAGGTTCATCCATGTTATTCTTGCTCCTCGAGAACTCAAGGAATAACTTTGACACAGTCGCATGTAGGTCTTTTTCCGATAGAACACAAGTTTCCTGAATAGGAAATATGCGGTGACACCATCTGTCAATTCAGAGTTCAATAATTTAGAAAGACAAAATGGTGCTAGAACCTTAGCTTTATTCCGAAACAGACACTACGCACCAAAGCTTTAACTATATATAGTACCATAAAATCAGCGACATCACTGTTTTTTTAGTTAAGCAACTAgttggaagaaagaaaagacaTAGCCGTTCCACTTTATTGTAAAGAAGAGTGTAATACAGGCTGCACAAATCAAAAAGCTAGAATGAAATTATTGTGATATGGCATGTTTAGCCCCAAATGAACATCTCATTTAGCCTTTTTGTGTGTTTAGTGCTCTGCTCAACAGTATGCATCATTCAGCGAATAAGCTGATAAAGATAGGTGAGAATAACATGCCGTGTGGAATCACTAAGGAAACCTACAATGATGAATGTGGAAACTACATTCCGGCTAACAATTTTGTCAAGAAAATTCTGTAGAAGAAATGCAAGTGTCATGGGCTATTTTTCAGTTATAGACAATTTAGATAATACATAGTGCAAGGGGTCATTTCAACACTTCGACATGGCAGAACCAGCTAATATCTCAACTCCAAGCATAAGCATTTAGAATATGAGTTCTTCGAATGAAGTTGGAACCTTACTGTGGTGATTTGAGTTTCCCAGATTTGAGAGAATGAAATATTTCTGTAAGCATCTCAACAACATGAAGGCCTCCACTGGGGAATTTAAAGAAGAGCAAACCGCTTCTTGATAGCTTAACCAGTGAGAGATTTGAAGCCCTGTCAATATTTTCACCCATCTTGGTCTGAGGGGAACTTGAATCTCCAATGCTTCCTACCATGGCGCCAAAAAGTGCACGGGATTAAAAAACACGTGGGAAGCCTTGCTAAATCTATAGCAGCTATAATGGGGTAACCTATACTAACCAGTTGATTCTGGAGCACTATTACCATTCTCATCTGTTAGTGCTTCTTCTGAATTTTCTGATGCCAGTGGGCAaaatttccttttctttattgCATTTTCCACATCACATGGTTCCGCTTGTTCGGAAACATGGCACTTTGCATGACCAATGtactgaagaaaaaaaaattaacaaatgaagctttcacatcataatattttaacatggagtGTGTGGGAGCTGAAATTGCAAAAGGTTGCAAAACAAAAGATGAAAAGTTGAAGTTTTAAGTCTAGCCAAAGTTGCGCTAATGCTCGTGAGCTATTCGgtcattagaaaaaaaaaagactacaGGATGAGGATGCAGACAATGGAACTCAAAAGTACCAGGAAAATCCTGCACACTCAAGCATATATCATGTGAAAGCCATATGGATAGAAGGTTGGAACCCTTAAGTACTACTATGtgggaaaataaaaaatttcctTTACATTTAGGTTCGATAGCGTGCAGCAAATGGTGAATCAAATGGAATATAATATTAGTGCGATATTACGGAGATAACAGAAATTGAAATAACAACATTTTCTAAGATAGAATTCATGCACACGAATTATCTGCTGtgggaaaaaaaaattaaatactaAGGAGCAAGATTGACGAGTAATTTACCTCTTCAAGAATGGAAATGGCTTCCTTGGTAGCACTTTTTTCACGCTCTGTAAGAAAATGAAAATCACATCAAGGGTGAAAGCGTTAAGCATATGAAATGACTTCAAATGACATGAATCCACCAACAAATCCATCACCGGAAGGTTCAATGCGGAAATAAAACTCAAGAGCAGGAGAGGGGACGCACTGATGGGGCAGGTGATGAGGAAGCCCGAGTgggagcggaggaggagggacCCCGACGCGCGGTAGTCGTAGCGCGGGAGGTTGATCACCGCGGCGTGCTGCTCCCACGGCTGCAGCTcctggctgccggcggcggctgcgggggcACCGGGTTCGgaccccggcggcggcacgcgggaTGGCGATGGGGTTCCGGCCTCCGGCTTGGCCTCCGGTTCCGGCGCCGCCATGGGGACCTGGGGGTTTGGGGGTAGCGGGCGGTTCTGAGTAGAAGGCGTAAACGGATATTCGAAGGCGTATTTCTCGAGTTCCGCTAATCAGATTCCACTTCCACACGAGCCCGATGTCAAAATCCGAACGATCCTGGCCGTCCAGTCTTCCCCCCACCACATCCGACGGACCCTGGCTCCCGCTTACCGTCTCCTCgccacctgccgccgccgccttcccgccCGCCGGCGATTCGCCGGACAGGACACCATTGCTCCACCTTTCCCTCCTCGACTGCTCTGGTCGCCTGCGCACACAGTGGATCGCGCCTACCTGAACGCTCGCGCTATCCGCCCCCGCTTCTAGATTGCCGATCTGTATCGCAGCCTCGGTACCGGCGACTGCGCGAGAGCGATGTGTGATCTCTAGTACGATCACGCGTTCGAAGTGCAGCTTAAGATTGCTCATTGAGGGCTTGCAAATTTTTCGTGGCTACACAGTACAACTGCACGGGAAGCTTAGTAGCTACAAGTGGTGGCATCCATCGTGATGTTGTGAACATTTTTGTTGAAATGAATAATTTTCGTGTTACATTCAGATTTACGGGTTAAAGAGAAGAGCATGGAATTAATCGCTATTCTCATAAATTAATTCCCCGTTTTCTTTAGCTTTTGATTTGTTTTCCTTGCTTCTCCGCTTAAATTGTTTTTTTCCGTGATCAAATCaggtttagaaaaaaaaatgctacaAAAACTACTGTCTCAAATAAAGTTATTGTGTAAATTGAGACACGCTAATATCTCTTTGCAACATAGATCGAAAGAAAAAGCAGTTAGTGGAAAATTTATTCTCCCTTCAGAGCGTGCCACTCCATGCTGAATTTGGCCTAATAAGATTGTATACATACTGCACCATAAGACTACATGTATTTCAGATGCCAAGATTATTAATTGGGCGCGAATTTATCGAGCAGCGGTCTCCCAGCAAGCAAGGCGGCCCCGGCCATGATCCCTCCGACGACGCCGCCGACGATGGCGGTCCGCGGCCCGACGGGCATGCGGTAGAGCGCGCCGGCGCTGACCCCGGCGGCCGCGGTGTTGATCCAGTCGTCGGCGCCAGACCTGCAGTGGCTGATGCCAGACCTGGTGCCGGAGAAGAGCATCGCCATCACGCCGGCCCGGTTGCCGTAGGAGCGGCCCACGGAGCTGCAGTTGTTGAGGACGCGGCTGGCGCGCAGCTTCAGGGACTCGCCGCGCTccgcctcgacggcggcgcggcggagccccGCGACGGCGCCCGCCGAGGCGGCCGTGAGGTAGCCGACGCCCGTGCACAGGGTGAGGTCCTCGCCCCAGGTGCGGCCCTTCCggagcgcctcctcctcgaagAGGATCTCGGGCGAGGTCGAGAGCTCGTAGAGCGCGCGGTACGCCGGCTTGGCGAACACGACGCCGCCGTCGGGCCGCGCGACTTGGCGGTGCGCCGGGCCTGCCTGCAGCCAGGggtcgtcgcggtggcggtcggTGGCGTGCGACATGATGATGACGGCCGACGGACCGAGGTAGGCGCCGGCGAGCGGATCTTTTTCTTTTGCGAGGGCCGGCGAGCGGAGGAGAGACGGCGAGATCACCCGACGAGAGTTTCAGTCGGGTCGGTGGATGATTCGGGCCGTGGCGTCGTGGGGTTCAGGGTTTATGAGAGGAGGCCGACGGGGAGACCAAGTTGGAATTGGAAGCGGTAACGACGTCCTGGCGAAGAGGCCAGGCCCGCTAGCTCGGCCCATTGGGCTTTTTGTTTCTGCATCTACTGCTAGTTGTTCTGCACAGTCAGTAAGTgtgaggggccgtttagttcccaaaatgaaaatttttggatgtcaaatcgactgtttgaccagatgtcgggagggtttttcggacactaattaaaaaactaatttcagaactcacctggaaaccgcgagacgaatcttttgagacattgaccgcatcattagcacatgtgggttactataGCACTTAttgctaatcatgcactaattaggctcaaaagattcgtctcgtcgtgtacattcaaactgtacaattagttttattttttaactatatttaatgctccatgcatgtgtccaaagggaAGGTAAAATTTTTGagcgaaaatttttggtaactaaacgggctTTGAATCATGTCTCTCAGAATTACCCTCACAGTGCTTTTGTTATATCTGAGTATATAATAAGATCTATTCTTGAGGAGATCAGCTATATACATGACTAGATTAGGCTATACTCATATGATCttcgttcaagaaaaaaaatgttaaaTGACCATGTAAGTTAATATATTCGAAAAAAGTTATTCCAGGGGCGACGCTAGAGGGAACACGAGGGGTGCACCATTAACTCTAGGTTGCTCTAAAGGGTTCATAGATTCTAATTTGAAGGATGCATAAATGGTGAAAATTTGATTGTAACAAGTATTTCTAATTTTTCTGGGTGCATTGGCACCCACTTCTCCCTACATATATATAGGTTGGCCCACGAGTTAGTCTGTTTACATCCATGATTTGTATTTAGAGTGATGAATTAAATCTAGATGCGTTAATCCTTCCAATAGTCCAATAGTATAGTAGTACCCATCTGGTGAGAGAAAATCCAAATGCCAAATTAAAGGAGAGTTTGTTGCCTCCTGGCTGCAGGCTGGCGAGCAAATACAGCTATTGGGCGTCTTTAGAGAGGAATTATTTGGAAAAATAGGATACAGGTGGTACGGTGCGATCGAACGCGTTCATGCTTGCGTGGCAATAAGCTGTAGGCATAATACGAGGACTACGGGCATACTCAATTTATTCGAGTTGGTGTGTTCTTCTTCCGCATGCCATGTGGGTTGATCGCTGACGATGAACTGGCCATTTTGGCGACACATCCCCTAAAACAATAAAAATCCGCCCGGTACTGAAACCTACACTAAATTTTCTTTACGGAAAGGTTCCATGTCGTCGTCCCTGCTTATTGTAAGCACCAAGCTGTACTGAAAACCATATAATTTCTCCCTAGATTCTTGCTGAACTCGCGTGTACTGTACGTTCTAACGTGGCACGTTCTCCATCCACCAATTAAGAGCTACATCAGACTTGAAATTATTAAGTACGAGCATCCCGCCAGCCAGAACTTTTGAGCTAGCTTTTATTTGAAACGCAACATACAAGTACTGGAAGGACAAAGATTCTTGCAGCAAGAACAACGCTCCAAACGGACCCTAGTTTATGCAGTTTGCATTGTGGGGGCAGCCTGGAAATAGGACTAAACATAGACTATTTTTTGTTTCGAATTCTTAACTCTATAGggagagataaaaaaaatcaaacatgcAGCTAACTAATGAGCTAACGTAAGTTGCAGAGATCAGTGGGATGCCAGCGATGGCAATGAGCATCGCTTCTCTTGTCCCTTGGGCACATCCAGGAGCTATATATACAATATATAGTTTGTGTTAAttaatatgtatgtatgtaggAGTAGGACCCTGCAGCCaggttcctttttttttttccaacgATGGCAATACATATAGTACTCAGAATAGCTTCATATGTATGTAGGCTGTCCATGGAACCTTGTC
This window of the Panicum virgatum strain AP13 chromosome 1K, P.virgatum_v5, whole genome shotgun sequence genome carries:
- the LOC120655869 gene encoding mitochondrial import inner membrane translocase subunit TIM23-3-like; protein product: MSHATDRHRDDPWLQAGPAHRQVARPDGGVVFAKPAYRALYELSTSPEILFEEEALRKGRTWGEDLTLCTGVGYLTAASAGAVAGLRRAAVEAERGESLKLRASRVLNNCSSVGRSYGNRAGVMAMLFSGTRSGISHCRSGADDWINTAAAGVSAGALYRMPVGPRTAIVGGVVGGIMAGAALLAGRPLLDKFAPN
- the LOC120712307 gene encoding uncharacterized protein LOC120712307, which translates into the protein MAAPEPEAKPEAGTPSPSRVPPPGSEPGAPAAAAGSQELQPWEQHAAVINLPRYDYRASGSLLLRSHSGFLITCPIKREKSATKEAISILEEYIGHAKCHVSEQAEPCDVENAIKKRKFCPLASENSEEALTDENGNSAPESTGSIGDSSSPQTKMGENIDRASNLSLVKLSRSGLLFFKFPSGGLHVVEMLTEIFHSLKSGKLKSPQWCHRIFPIQETCVLSEKDLHATVSKLFLEFSRSKNNMDEPIKFAVAYNRRGIDETEMKPQKNSNEGSSQQALMDRDQCFKVVAAAVKSVAENSVVDLKSPEVAVLVEMLPLSGVPLGSSVAGVSVLPAELISTKPRLCVKSLASDAKATKK